One Coffea arabica cultivar ET-39 chromosome 5c, Coffea Arabica ET-39 HiFi, whole genome shotgun sequence DNA window includes the following coding sequences:
- the LOC113690449 gene encoding acetyl-CoA acetyltransferase 2: MAPAASDNSIKPTDVCIVGVARTPMGGFLGSLSSIPATKLGSIAIERALKGANVDPSLVQEVYFGNVLSANLGQAPARQAALGAGIPNTVICTTINKVCASGMKATMLAAQSIQLGINDVVVAGGMESMSNVPKYLGEARKGSRLGHDTLVDGMMKDGLWDVYNDYGMGVCAELCAENHSITREEQDDYAVQSFERGIAAQTSGAFSWEIAPVEVSGGRGRPSTVVDKDEGLGKFDAAKLRKLRPSFKETGGSVTAGNASSISDGAAALVLVSGKKAVELGLQVIAKITGYADAAQAPDLFTTAPALAIPKAISNAGLDASKIDYYEINEAFAVVALANQKLLGLNPEKVNVHGGAVSLGHPLGCSGARILVTLLGVLKQKNGKYGVGGVCNGGGGASALVLELV, from the exons ATGGCCCCGGCAGCATCAGATAACTCAATAAAGCCTACTG atGTATGCATCGTTGGCGTAGCCCGTACCCCAATGGGTGGTTTTCTTGGCTCACTTTCATCAATACCAGCAACAAAGCTTGGATCTATAGCTATTGAGC GTGCTCTTAAAGGAGCTAATGTTGATCCTTCACTTGTACAAGAAGTTTACTTCGGAAATGTGCTCAGTGCAAATTTGGGTCAGGCTCCTGCCAGGCAAGCAGCATTGGGTGCAGGAATACCCAATACAGTGATTTGTACGACGATTAACAAAGTTTGTGCCTCTGGAATGAAAG CAACTATGCTTGCTGCACAGAGTATTCAGTTGGGTATTAATGACGTTGTTGTAGCTGGTGGCATGGAAAGCATGTCCAATGTCCCCAAGTACCTGGGAGAAGCAAG GAAGGGGTCTCGACTTGGACATGACACGCTTGTTGATGGAATGATGAAAGATGGACTGTGGGATGTATACAATGATTATGGCATGGGAGTTTGTGCTGAATTATGTGCTGAAAATCATAGCATAACTAGAGAGGAGCAG GATGATTACGCAGTTCAAAGCTTTGAGCGTGGCATTGCTGCCCAAACTAGTGGTGCCTTCTCATGGGAGATTGCGCCA GTCGAAGTGTCTGGTGGAAGAGGAAGGCCTTCAACTGTTGTTGATAAAGATGAAGGTCTAGGAAAG TTTGATGCTGCAAAGTTGAGGAAGCTCCGTCCAAGTTTCAAGGAAACTGGTGGTAGTGTTACAGCTGGCAATGCTTCCAGCATAAG TGATGGTGCAGCTGCTTTAGTCTTAGTCAGTGGAAAGAAGGCCGTTGAGCTTGGGCTACAAGTGATTGCAAAAATCACAGGATATGCTGATGCAGCTCAG GCACCAGATTTATTTACAACTGCACCTGCACTTGCAATCCCAAAAGCTATTTCAAATGCTGGCTTAGATGCTTCTAAGATTGATTACTATGAGATTAATGAAGCCTTTGCG GTTGTGGCTCTTGCAAATCAAAAGCTTCTTGGGCTTAATCCT GAAAAAGTCAATGTACATGGTGGAGCCGTATCATTGGGGCATCCTCTAGGATGCAGTGGAGCTCGTATCTTGGTCACACTCTTGGGG GTTCTGAAGCAGAAAAATGGTAAATATGGAGTTGGAGGTGTTTGCAATGGGGGAGGAGGTGCTTCAGCCCTCGTTTTAGAGCTTGTCTAA